The following proteins come from a genomic window of Gordonia westfalica:
- a CDS encoding glycosyltransferase, whose product METRTRPTVAIVGTRGYPSYYGGFETLIRKLVPFLTERGWDVVVYCRPGVDRFAAGEEEDAVLQVFSPGIENKSLSTLSYGLTSSVDAAFRNVDVALVMNVANGYWLPFLRARGIPIVLNVDGIEWERQKWGGLAKRVFRTGASLTARYADRIVCDSLAIRDRWVSEFARVGAYIPYGGTETGDLAPVRGFRPGEYILYVARFVPENSVGEFIAAVERLPESQKVVIVGSSGYGGEIEEQVAAVADACESVSWFGHISNDDELLALWQNCGAYFHGHSVGGTNPALVQAMACGVPIIARDTKFNREVLGDAGVFTPAEPGAIAAALTEVVADESTRTRLGRSAKLRQQEHFTWDGVCGAYEDELLASIGMPRTPALI is encoded by the coding sequence ATGGAAACTCGAACCAGACCGACCGTCGCGATCGTCGGCACCCGCGGCTATCCGAGCTACTACGGCGGATTTGAGACGCTCATCAGGAAGCTGGTGCCGTTCCTGACCGAACGCGGTTGGGACGTGGTTGTCTACTGTCGCCCCGGTGTCGATCGCTTCGCAGCGGGCGAGGAAGAAGACGCGGTCCTCCAGGTGTTTTCACCGGGTATCGAGAACAAGTCGTTGAGTACTCTTTCGTACGGATTGACGAGTTCTGTCGACGCCGCATTCCGCAACGTCGACGTTGCACTGGTGATGAATGTTGCCAACGGATACTGGTTGCCGTTCTTGAGAGCTCGTGGCATTCCGATCGTTCTGAACGTGGACGGCATCGAATGGGAGCGTCAGAAATGGGGAGGCCTGGCGAAACGGGTATTCCGGACTGGAGCCTCTTTGACGGCCCGCTACGCAGACCGCATTGTGTGTGACTCCTTGGCCATTCGCGACCGGTGGGTGAGTGAGTTTGCGCGGGTGGGCGCGTACATCCCGTACGGTGGCACCGAGACCGGCGATTTGGCTCCCGTACGGGGTTTTAGACCTGGTGAATACATCTTGTACGTTGCGCGATTTGTCCCGGAGAACTCTGTAGGTGAGTTCATCGCCGCGGTTGAGAGGCTGCCAGAGAGTCAGAAAGTGGTGATAGTAGGCTCATCTGGGTACGGCGGAGAGATCGAAGAGCAAGTTGCAGCGGTCGCCGACGCGTGCGAGAGTGTGAGTTGGTTTGGTCACATATCCAACGATGACGAGCTACTTGCTTTGTGGCAGAACTGCGGAGCGTATTTCCACGGACATAGTGTTGGCGGTACTAATCCGGCGCTTGTCCAAGCGATGGCCTGTGGGGTGCCGATTATTGCCCGTGATACGAAATTCAACCGGGAGGTCCTCGGCGACGCAGGAGTGTTCACGCCGGCGGAGCCCGGTGCGATTGCAGCAGCGCTGACCGAGGTGGTCGCCGACGAATCCACTCGCACGCGACTGGGTAGGTCTGCGAAACTCCGTCAGCAAGAACACTTTACGTGGGACGGAGTTTGTGGAGCGTACGAGGATGAGCTTCTCGCTAGTATCGGCATGCCTCGCACCCCCGCGTTGATATAG
- a CDS encoding glycosyltransferase family 4 protein produces MTSVFGQNVRVHFVAAPLMARSGVYNSLFDLIEQAQRDGMPWTGTLGMRPDAPGTVREHSAVSTEDLHLHGLPVVSEIREMLASDENYARADWVVTLITQSDMALFIDTMAGRRSRSTWIAYIRGLPWPARGEQSEARRQTMRVLETVALRRAREVWVTTETLAEDVRPWAKPRIVRAGIKALPRMNTSTDAAGPLVWAGRLDVDKRPELFAEICTLSGHSGRIYGDGPMRGQLQASVSGRCEVMGWATPDQMWSGASLFVGTSYREAFGRSAVEASLAGLPVVIGDRYGAARLLVTDPEVAELCIVDSADATEWARVVRRLLDDPDLLRRVAEHVHENALQLTINNSVARISDRISELSASAQQSAALIAHKSED; encoded by the coding sequence GTGACATCCGTGTTTGGTCAGAACGTCCGGGTTCACTTCGTCGCGGCACCGCTCATGGCCAGAAGTGGTGTGTACAACTCGCTGTTCGACCTCATCGAACAGGCGCAGCGAGACGGAATGCCCTGGACCGGAACGCTCGGGATGAGACCTGACGCGCCTGGAACGGTCCGCGAGCATTCGGCAGTTTCCACCGAGGACCTACATCTGCATGGACTCCCCGTTGTGTCGGAGATCCGGGAAATGCTCGCCTCTGATGAGAACTACGCACGTGCTGACTGGGTGGTCACATTGATCACCCAGTCCGACATGGCGCTCTTCATCGACACCATGGCGGGACGTCGCAGCAGATCAACGTGGATCGCATACATCCGTGGACTCCCGTGGCCGGCGCGAGGAGAGCAATCGGAGGCGAGACGGCAGACAATGCGTGTCCTCGAAACGGTCGCCCTGCGTCGTGCACGAGAAGTTTGGGTCACCACGGAGACTCTTGCTGAGGACGTCAGGCCGTGGGCCAAACCGCGTATCGTCCGGGCGGGCATCAAGGCGCTGCCGAGAATGAACACGAGTACGGACGCCGCCGGACCGTTGGTCTGGGCGGGACGTCTCGACGTCGACAAGCGCCCCGAGTTGTTCGCCGAGATATGCACTTTGAGTGGGCACAGCGGCCGAATCTACGGTGACGGACCGATGCGCGGGCAGCTCCAGGCCTCAGTATCCGGGCGCTGCGAGGTGATGGGCTGGGCAACGCCAGATCAGATGTGGTCCGGTGCTTCACTTTTCGTGGGAACTTCCTATCGCGAGGCGTTCGGGCGTAGTGCTGTCGAGGCGAGCTTGGCCGGCTTGCCGGTAGTTATCGGCGACCGTTACGGAGCAGCCCGGCTGCTCGTGACCGACCCCGAGGTCGCTGAGCTGTGCATTGTCGACTCCGCCGATGCGACCGAGTGGGCTCGCGTAGTGCGTCGCCTACTAGACGATCCGGATCTACTCAGACGGGTTGCTGAGCACGTTCACGAGAACGCCCTGCAACTGACCATCAACAACTCTGTCGCCCGAATTTCGGACCGAATCTCAGAGCTGAGTGCGAGCGCGCAGCAATCTGCGGCTCTCATCGCACACAAGTCGGAGGACTGA